AATTCACATCATTAGCAACAAACTCACCGGCTTCTAATATTGCTTCAACCACTGGATGGCGCCCCTGCTTAATATTAATTATATTATCGTCAGTAAATGTAGGACGAACAAAGCGATGATTGTCAGCAACATCTGCTAAGCTCGCTAGAACGTCTAATTGCGCTACCTGTCGTGCCAATTTTTGTAAGCGAGAAATATTTGCTTTGACGCGCTCACGAATCGTAATGAATAATTCGTATTCACGCTCGGTTCTTTTGAGTTGCGCTTCGTTAATTAAACGCTCGTGCTCCTTCAGTTCTGGTGTAACAAACCTTTCAGCATTGGTCAGGGTCTGCTTACGTTCATAGCGCCCTTCTTCTAACTTGCTAACATTTGCACGAGACACTTCAATGAAAAATCCAAAGTTTTTATTGTACTTAACTTTCAATGAATTAATGCCAGTTGCGACACGCTCATCAGATTCTAACTGTGCCAGCCATTGCTGATTTTGGCTCAAAACATTACGATATTCATCGATTTTTGAATCGAATCCATCATTGATGATATCGCCCTCACGAATGCTAATCGGAGGGTCATCAACAATTGCTTCATCAATCAAGCCAGCTAAATCACTCATGTCTTCTAGCCGTTGACTAGCACGATTTAAGATCCCCTGACTTGAGGACAGAACAGACTTCATACCTGGAATTGCAGATAATGACCGCTTTAATTGTACTAATTCTCGGGCGTTCATTGTCCCCATAGCAGCACGAGCTGCTAAACGTTCCAAATCATATACTGATTTCAAATGATCTTGTAGCGCGCCGCGTACAAAAAATTCATTTTGAAATGCTTCAATCATATCTAAACGTTCGTTGATGTCTTCTGTATCCCGAAGTGGACGCAACAACCATTGTTTTAATAGCCGACCTCCCATAGCGGTTTTAGTTTCATCAATTAGACCAAGTAAGGAACCTGCTTTCTTCTTGGTTCTTGCGTTTTTTACAAGATCTAAATTAGTCCGTGTATCTTGGTTGAATTTCAAATAAGCCAAACGTTCATAATTTTGAGCCGGAATAATATGATCCAAATTACGGCGCTGGGTGTCAAATATATAGTTTAATAAAATAGTGGTGACTTGCGCTTCATTTTCATGTACCAAGGGCTGTGTCAAAAAACTAACTGTAGCATTAACATTTACCTCAGATTGAGTAGAAATTACTAATCCCCGTTCAGCAAGCTTATTAGCTATCCCTAGTTCTGTTGTTTCATCATCTTTTAATAACACAATTTCTTTAACTTCAAGTGAACTGAGCTCATCAATTACATCGCTAAAGCGTTTTAATGTTGTGGCTTTTAATTCACCCGTTGATAAATCAATATAACTCAAAAAATAACGATTATCGCGTGGTAATACCGCAGCCAAATAATTATTTTGCTTATCATTGCCCATACCACTATTAAGCTTTGTTCCTGGGGTAATGAGTTGCACCACATCACGCTTGACCATTCCCTTTGCAGTGGCAGGATCTTCCATTTGTTCCACTATAGCAACTTTGTGTCCTTGATCAACTAAAATATCAATATAATTCTGCGCAGCATGGTGTGGAATACCAGCCATTGGTACCGGGTTTTCAGAATTTTTATTACGTGCTGTTAATGTTAGCTCCAACAATTTTGCGCCAAGCACTGCATCATCTTCAAATAATTCATAAAAATCACCCAAACGATAAAACACGAATGCGTCAGGATATTGACTTTTAATCTCATGATATTGCACCATCATTGGTGTTTCAGCAACTTTAGCCATGTTGAATACCTCTTTCTATACACTACATTTTAACATATCAAATAAACATTTCTGTGACACACTGAAAAATGCAGTGCACATCTGCTATGAAAGGGCAATCTCATAGTGATGCGTACCGCATATTGTTTGAATCTAAATTATTGATTTTCAGCTTTTTTGAAAACTGTAATGCTTTCAACGTGAGTTGTTTGTGGGAATTGATCAAGTGGTTGAACTGCACCTTCGATTCCAAATCCTGCAGCCAAAATTTGAACAGCATCACGCGCAAGTGTTGCTGGGTTACAACTTATATATACAAATTTTTCAGGATTCATTGCTTTAACTGCATCAATCAATTCTTGTGTTAACCCTTTGCGTGGTGGATCAACAAAGACAACATTTGGCTTTAATCCTTCATCCGCCCATTTTGCCATTTGCTCTGGTGCGTCAGCCAATACAAATTCGGCATTTGTAATTTGATTATTTTTGGCGTTTTTTTCAGCATCTTCAATTGCCCCTTCAACAACATCAACCCCGTATATTTTTTTCACTTTATCCGCAACAGATAACGTAATTGTTCCGATACCAGAATAAGCGTCAACAACAACATCAGTCGGTTTTAAATTAGCCTTTTCAGCTGCGAGCGCATACAAGGTCGAAGTGGTTTGAGGATTGACCTGATAGAAAGAGTTTGGTCCAATAACAAAATCTTTACCCATTAATTGATCGTGAATATCGTCTTCACCCCAAATTGTTTCATTCCATTGTCCCATAATCACATTGGTATCGTGATTATTGATATTGTGGATAACACTCTTTAATTCAGGTAGTTTTGCACTGAGTTTTTCGGCAATTAAGTCGCTATTAGGCAGCTTTTTAGTATTCGTGATGATGACAACCATCAATTCATGTGAATAATAGCCCCGTCGTGCCATAATATGACGAATAACGCCTTTTTTTGTTTCTTCTTCATAAGCGGAAATACCTAACTCACGTAAAATATCTCGCGTAATACGAACTGCTTCATCAACCTTTGGATCTTGGATATAAAAATCTTCAATTGGCACTAAACGATGTGACCCACGACGATAAAAACCTGTTTCTAATTTACCATTTATCATTTGCACAGGTACTTGTGCCTTATTACGGTACCCTGTTGGATTTTCCATACCAATAGTCGGCGCCACATCAACATCTACATTAACTTTTTTAAATAATTCTTCAATTTGATGCTGTTTAAACGCCAGTTGTGCCTCATATTTTAAATTAGCTAGCGGTGCAATGCCTGTGGTAATTGCTATTTTGTTGGCATTTTGAACGCGATTTTCGGATTCCTGAATACGTCTTGTTACACGCCCAAATGCGTAGCTTTTTAATACTTTTGTGACACTTACGCGGACAATTTCTCCCGGAATAGCATCAACTACAAATATCGGAAAATTATCAACCTTAACAACACCCATGCCTTGATATGTAATGTCAATAACGGTTGCTTCAATTTCCTGATTTTTAACTACTGGTGCTTTCGTTTTATATACTCGATTAGCCTTCGCCATTATGATTTGCTTCTTTCTTGCGCCTTTTGACACGCACTTTAAAATGAGAATAAGGCGCCACAATTAGCGCCTTACTGATGTTACTTTGTATCTAGTTTTTCGGCTTCTTCAACAAATTTACGTTTAGCGACACTTACAGAATTTTCTGACATGCCAGAACGATTGGCCACAAATTCAATATGTTGTTGTAAATCAGTAAATTTCATTGGCGCATCACCACCATATTCGCCATCTAAATTCACTTTCATTTGATCATTATCTAATGGCAAGATCTCTACTTTGTTGGTTTTCTTATAGATTAACTTAGGATTATCAATATGCTTACCGCCATTAATCATCTGCGCCACCATTTGTAGCATCTGCGCCAAGTTAGCTTCTTTAATGATTAAGAGCGTAAAACGACCATCGTCTAACTTTGCATCTGGGACGATGGACTCAAAGCCACCGACAGAATTAGTCAGTGCCAAAAAGATCATCGAAGTTTTTCCTGAATACTCACCATCATCAAATATAACCTTGGCATTAACTGCTTTAACTCGAGTAATCAGTTCTGCTCCTTTAACTAAATAAGCCAAGTAGCCATATAATGATTTCATCAACGAAGGTACCGCATACGTCACCTCACTAATAGTTCCTAGCGCGGCAATATTCATAAAATATTTAATTTCATTATCTTTTTCAATTTTGCCTATGTCCATTTTAATGGTTTCATTTTGCAAAATTACTTTTGCTGCTTCTAATGGTTCATCGCGAGGTAATTTTAATGCACGTGCATAATCATTGGTTGTACCCGCCGGTATGACTGCCATCATCGGCCGCTTAGTTAAGGGAGATAATCCATTAACAACCTCGTTTATTGTTCCATCCCCACCTGCTGCGACAATAAGATCAAAACCAGCCTCGGCAGCACGTCTTGCTTCTCTCGACGCACTCAGTGGTTCTGGTGTAGTGGCAAAAGCCGAAGTTTCATACCCAGCTTTTTCATAAACTGCGAGGATATCAAGCATTTCACGTTTGATAGCCTCTCGACCCGAAGTTGGATTATAGATAATTCTTGCTCGTTTCATGCCGGCAAACACTTTTCCTTTCAGCTTACAATATGTACGCGAGAAAAATCTCGCTTATTGATTAGTTTACATTTTCATAATTTATCGTTTTTTCAACTCTGACAACAATAACTTATTCAACACACTTGGATTTGCTTGCCCTTTGGACATTTTCATAAGTTGCCCAATAAGATAGCCAGTAGCGCGGTCTTTACCGCCCTTGAAATCTTCAATAGATTGCGGATTATTGTCCAATACTTCAGTAATCCAGCCTAACAACAAATCTGGATCACTCAATTGAACCAGACCATGCTGCTTAGCAAAGGCTTCTGGCTCTTCACCAACCATAATCGCTTCAAAAACTTGCTTGGCTTGCTTTGTTGAGATTGTTCCGTCTTCAATCAACTTAATCATGCCTGCTAAATGTTCAGGAGTCAAACGCGTGTCTTGTAACTCGACTTGATTCTTATTCATATAAGCATTCACATCACCAATTAGATAGTTAGCAGCACGTTTTGGATCAGCTCCTGAAGATACAGTCGCATCATAAAAATCAGACATAGCAAGCGTCTGTGTCAAAACTTCTGCATCATAAGGCTCAATTCCCAAGTCGTTTACATAGGCTTCTCGACGTTCACTCGCTGATTTTGGTAAGTCTGCAGCAACTTCATCGATCCATTTTTGATCAATAGCCACCGGAGACAAATCAGGTTCTGGGAAATAACGATAATCGTCTGCTCCCTCTTTTACACGCATTAAGATTGTTGATTTAGTTGGTTCATCATAACGTCGAGTTTCTTGTTGAATCACACCACCAGAACGCAAAACTTCTGCCTGTCGCTTTTCTTCAAAAATCAAGGCGTTACGAACGTAGTTGAATGAATTAATATTCTTCATTTCAACTTTCGTTCCATACTGATCCGATCCAAATGGTCTGAGTGACACATTGACATCTGCACGCATTTGACCTTCTTGCATCTTAGCTTCAGAAACACCTGTAAATAAAATAACTTGGCGCAACTGCTCTAGATAAGCATAAGCTTCATCTGGTGAAGCAATATCAGGTTCGGAAACAATTTCAATTAATGGTGTTCCTTGACGGTTTAAATCAACATAAGAATAACCATCAGATCCGTGTGTATTTTTACCCGCATCTTCTTCAACGTGCATTTCTGCAATATGGACACGCTTTACCGTACCATCGGCTAATGTGACATCTAAGTAACCGTTAGTACCGATTGGCGTTTGTGATTGCGTTGTTTGATAAGCCTTGGGGTTATCAGGATAAAAATAGTTTTTGCGGTCCCAACGAATCAATGGCGAAATTTGTGCGTGTAATGCCAGCGCAACACGCATACCATATTCCAATGCGCCTTTGTTTGCTACCGGCAAAACACCGGGATAACCAAAGTCAATTACGTTTGTATTAGTATTTGGTTTGTCACCATAGTGAACCGGTGAAGGTG
The Leuconostoc suionicum genome window above contains:
- the mutS gene encoding DNA mismatch repair protein MutS, giving the protein MAKVAETPMMVQYHEIKSQYPDAFVFYRLGDFYELFEDDAVLGAKLLELTLTARNKNSENPVPMAGIPHHAAQNYIDILVDQGHKVAIVEQMEDPATAKGMVKRDVVQLITPGTKLNSGMGNDKQNNYLAAVLPRDNRYFLSYIDLSTGELKATTLKRFSDVIDELSSLEVKEIVLLKDDETTELGIANKLAERGLVISTQSEVNVNATVSFLTQPLVHENEAQVTTILLNYIFDTQRRNLDHIIPAQNYERLAYLKFNQDTRTNLDLVKNARTKKKAGSLLGLIDETKTAMGGRLLKQWLLRPLRDTEDINERLDMIEAFQNEFFVRGALQDHLKSVYDLERLAARAAMGTMNARELVQLKRSLSAIPGMKSVLSSSQGILNRASQRLEDMSDLAGLIDEAIVDDPPISIREGDIINDGFDSKIDEYRNVLSQNQQWLAQLESDERVATGINSLKVKYNKNFGFFIEVSRANVSKLEEGRYERKQTLTNAERFVTPELKEHERLINEAQLKRTEREYELFITIRERVKANISRLQKLARQVAQLDVLASLADVADNHRFVRPTFTDDNIINIKQGRHPVVEAILEAGEFVANDVNLDQNTAMQLITGPNMAGKSTYMRELALIVILGQMGSFVPAESAVLPIFDQIFTRIGANDDMAMGQSTFMVEMAEANLALQEATAHSLILFDELGRGTATYDGMALAQAIIEYLDAHVHAKTLFSTHYHELTALADKHENIKNVHVGAVEDESGELHFLHQIQQGPADKSYGIHVAALAGLPDELIANATTILSGLENQETIVPEPKAPGLSEQVALFNVSDVDPKTETLFQKLDSINISTMTPLEALNVLAELQKLRK
- the rlmD gene encoding 23S rRNA (uracil(1939)-C(5))-methyltransferase RlmD is translated as MAKANRVYKTKAPVVKNQEIEATVIDITYQGMGVVKVDNFPIFVVDAIPGEIVRVSVTKVLKSYAFGRVTRRIQESENRVQNANKIAITTGIAPLANLKYEAQLAFKQHQIEELFKKVNVDVDVAPTIGMENPTGYRNKAQVPVQMINGKLETGFYRRGSHRLVPIEDFYIQDPKVDEAVRITRDILRELGISAYEEETKKGVIRHIMARRGYYSHELMVVIITNTKKLPNSDLIAEKLSAKLPELKSVIHNINNHDTNVIMGQWNETIWGEDDIHDQLMGKDFVIGPNSFYQVNPQTTSTLYALAAEKANLKPTDVVVDAYSGIGTITLSVADKVKKIYGVDVVEGAIEDAEKNAKNNQITNAEFVLADAPEQMAKWADEGLKPNVVFVDPPRKGLTQELIDAVKAMNPEKFVYISCNPATLARDAVQILAAGFGIEGAVQPLDQFPQTTHVESITVFKKAENQ
- the gatB gene encoding Asp-tRNA(Asn)/Glu-tRNA(Gln) amidotransferase subunit GatB; this translates as MGTGNFETTIGLEVHVEMQTNSKLLSPSPVHYGDKPNTNTNVIDFGYPGVLPVANKGALEYGMRVALALHAQISPLIRWDRKNYFYPDNPKAYQTTQSQTPIGTNGYLDVTLADGTVKRVHIAEMHVEEDAGKNTHGSDGYSYVDLNRQGTPLIEIVSEPDIASPDEAYAYLEQLRQVILFTGVSEAKMQEGQMRADVNVSLRPFGSDQYGTKVEMKNINSFNYVRNALIFEEKRQAEVLRSGGVIQQETRRYDEPTKSTILMRVKEGADDYRYFPEPDLSPVAIDQKWIDEVAADLPKSASERREAYVNDLGIEPYDAEVLTQTLAMSDFYDATVSSGADPKRAANYLIGDVNAYMNKNQVELQDTRLTPEHLAGMIKLIEDGTISTKQAKQVFEAIMVGEEPEAFAKQHGLVQLSDPDLLLGWITEVLDNNPQSIEDFKGGKDRATGYLIGQLMKMSKGQANPSVLNKLLLSELKKR
- a CDS encoding diacylglycerol kinase family lipid kinase, whose protein sequence is MKRARIIYNPTSGREAIKREMLDILAVYEKAGYETSAFATTPEPLSASREARRAAEAGFDLIVAAGGDGTINEVVNGLSPLTKRPMMAVIPAGTTNDYARALKLPRDEPLEAAKVILQNETIKMDIGKIEKDNEIKYFMNIAALGTISEVTYAVPSLMKSLYGYLAYLVKGAELITRVKAVNAKVIFDDGEYSGKTSMIFLALTNSVGGFESIVPDAKLDDGRFTLLIIKEANLAQMLQMVAQMINGGKHIDNPKLIYKKTNKVEILPLDNDQMKVNLDGEYGGDAPMKFTDLQQHIEFVANRSGMSENSVSVAKRKFVEEAEKLDTK